TTGAGAATAATATTGGTTGAATACTCCTAAAAAAATTAGGCAAATCAGAAGTAAATTTTTAATTTTGAAATCTAAATTCATAAGCTTGAAGTTTCCTTTATATTTCTCTAGAAAAATAGCATTTTCCAAAGATAACAAAAATAACCTATCACGGGTTATCATCTTCATTGGCAGGCTTTCTGTAGCTCTTGGAATCATTGTTTCCCTGATTACTGTAGCCACCGGATTAGGTTCCAAAAAGGCGATCAAGGAGAGACTTGCAGATTTCAGCGGACATATTACAGTAAGATCTACACGATCCAATTCTTCATACAATACTTCGGTATTGGATAATCAAGGATTAAATATTTCAAAAATAAAGGAGCTTCCTGATGTGGAAACTGTTCAAAAATATGCAACCGTAACAGGTATTATGCGTAATGAACATAATTTCGCAGGAATCATTTTTAAAGGAATAGGAAAGGATTTTGACAGCTTAAGGTTTAAAAAATTTCTTCTTGCCGGTACCACACCAAAGGTTACTGAAGTAGGATTCAATAATGATGTTGCCATTTCACAAAAAGTAGCCAATGATCTTCACCTTAAGGTAAATGACAGCATAGTTACTGTATTTTTGAAGACTGATCAAAAGCCGATCTACCGAAAATTCAAAATTATCGGAATCTATAGAACAGATATTAAAATGATTGATGAACAGTTCGTTATTGGCGGAATCAATCATGTAAGAAAAATTCTGGATATGAAAGGCGACGAGATTGGTGGGGTGGATATTTTCCTGAAAAATGTCAATGATATCGACAAGGATTTTCCTGACATTGAAAAACTCATCGGCTATAAAAACTATGCAGAAAAAGCCACTGAAAAGTTTCCCCAGATCAATGACTGGATCAGTATTTTTGATACTAATATTGCACTCATTATCATCATCATGCTGATTGTGGTAGTCATCAATATTATTATGGTTCTTCTTATCCTTATTATTGAAAGAACAAATTCCATCGGTTTGCTAAAAACATTGGGTGCCAATAACGCACAGATCCGAGCTACCTTTATCAACTATACACTAATCATCATGATTCCAGGGCTTTTGTATGGAAATGCCATTGGATTAGGATTAATTCTAATTCAAAAATTCTTTGGGGTTATCAAGTTGAATCCAGAAAACTATTACGTAAGTACAGTTCCGGTA
This genomic interval from Chryseobacterium joostei contains the following:
- a CDS encoding ABC transporter permease; protein product: MKFPLYFSRKIAFSKDNKNNLSRVIIFIGRLSVALGIIVSLITVATGLGSKKAIKERLADFSGHITVRSTRSNSSYNTSVLDNQGLNISKIKELPDVETVQKYATVTGIMRNEHNFAGIIFKGIGKDFDSLRFKKFLLAGTTPKVTEVGFNNDVAISQKVANDLHLKVNDSIVTVFLKTDQKPIYRKFKIIGIYRTDIKMIDEQFVIGGINHVRKILDMKGDEIGGVDIFLKNVNDIDKDFPDIEKLIGYKNYAEKATEKFPQINDWISIFDTNIALIIIIMLIVVVINIIMVLLILIIERTNSIGLLKTLGANNAQIRATFINYTLIIMIPGLLYGNAIGLGLILIQKFFGVIKLNPENYYVSTVPVDLNPIAIVSISLGILAISALALIIPSYLISKISPVKAIKYN